In Lotus japonicus ecotype B-129 chromosome 5, LjGifu_v1.2, one genomic interval encodes:
- the LOC130720430 gene encoding uncharacterized protein LOC130720430 — MDPFMLRSLHSNERVFIKSLYVGVPYVFVPQRFDARFGRVINDTVELKDPVGNIFIVRYDHNPGDARLTNGIMELRSVHEIQTTLHIQFVYCGQSKFTINIYNLWPPEIDYKIRQQVNPQMNSSIVDVESSNTNETHDSDMHTVSDDQNYGHLLQYRGSDLMWLADITIKHIHGEEPMCTKTSFP; from the exons ATGGATCCATTCATGTTGAGATCCCTTCACTCCAACGAAAGAGTCTTCATTAAATCACTATATGTGGGAGTG CCATATGTTTTTGTCCCGCAAAGGTTTGACGCTCGTTTTGGCCGTGTAATCAATGATACGGTTGAGCTAAAAGACCCTGTTGGAAATATTTTCATAGTTCGCTATGATCACAACCCAGGAGATGCTCGTCTTACCAATGGTATTATGGAGTTGCGATCTGTTCACGAAATCCAAACAACACTACATATTCAATTTGTCTACTGTGGTCAATCAAAATTTACCATCAACATTTACAACTTATGGCCTCCAGAGATTGACTACAAGATTCGTCAGCAAGTGAATCCTCAAATGAATTCATCTATTGTTGATGTCGAATCGTCTAATACCAATGAAACACATGATTCTGATATGCATACCGTGAGTGATGACCAAAACTATGGGCATCTTCTTCAGTATCGAGGCAGTGATCTGATGTGGCTTGCTGATATTACTATCAAACACATTCATGGCGAGGAACCAATG TGTACAAAAACGAGCTTTCCCTGA
- the LOC130717981 gene encoding L-2-hydroxyglutarate dehydrogenase, mitochondrial, translated as MLKGTFQSLVLVSASRRNHVHVKWKHLFGNCARSMSSNETGRRIMDSVPREKVDCVVIGAGVVGIAVARALALKGREVLVIESGSTFGTGTSSRNSEVIHAGIYYPRDSLKAIFCVRGREMLYEYCSMHDIPHKQVGKLIVATRSSEIPKLNDILNHGIQNGVDSLEMINGAKAMKMEPELQCVKAILSPLSGIVDSHSLMLSLVGEAENHRTTFTYNSTVIGGHLEGKEICLHILETKCLKEWDGTSILHPELILVPKLLVNSTGLSAPALAKRFTSLQSEVIPPSYYARGCYFTLSDTKASPFRHLIYPIPEDGGLGVHVTLDLNGQIKFGPDVEWIDGVDDISSFQNKFDYSVHANRAEQFYPAIRSYYPNLKDRALEPGYAGIRPKLSRPGQSPVDFVIQGEDIHGIPGLVNLFGIESPGLTASLAIADFVSTRLLG; from the exons ATGCTGAAGGGAACATTTCAAAGCTTGGTATTGGTATCAGCATCGAGAAGAAACCATGTTCATGTGAAATGGAAGCACTTATTTGGCAATTGTGCCAGAAGCATGAGCAGCAATGAAACTGGTAGAAGAATCATGGACTCAGTTCCAAGGGAGAAAGTGGACTGTGTGGTTATAGGGGCTGGTGTGGTGGGAATAGCAGTGGCAAGAGCACTAGCACTCAAGGGAAGGGAGGTTTTGGTCATTGAATCAGGATCCACTTTTGGCACAGGTACCAGTTCTCGAAACAGTGAGGTTATTCATGCTGGAATCTATTACCCTCGTGATTCTTTGAAG GCGATTTTTTGTGTAAGAGGAAGAGAAATGCTGTATGAGTATTGCTCCATGCATGATATTCCACATAAACAAGTTGGTAAGCTAATAGTGGCTACTCGATCTTCTGAGATTCCGAAGCTGAATGATATTTTAAATCATGGTATTCAAAATGGGGTTGATAGTTTGGAGATGATAAATGGGGCTAAGGCCATGAAAATGGAACCAGAATTGCAATGCGTGAAAGCAATACTGTCACCTTTGTCTGGGATTGTTGATTCTCATTCTTTAATGCTTTCGCTAGTG GGCGAAGCTGAAAATCACAGAACAACCTTCACATACAATTCAACCGTCATTGGTGGCCATCTTGAAGGAAAGGAGATTTGTCTCCATATATTAGAAACTAAGTGTCTTAAAGAATGGGACGGAACATCAATTTTGCACCCGGAACTCATACTAGTTCCTAAACTCCTAGTGAACTCTACAGGCCTAAGTGCCCCCGCCCTTGCAAAAAGATTTACCAGTCTACAAAGTGAAGTTATTCCTCCTTCCTACTATGCTCGTGGTTGCTACTTCACGTTATCTGATACCAAAGCCAGTCCTTTCAGACATTTGATATATCCTATACCAGAGGATGGTGGCCTTGGAGTGCATGTTACTCTAGACTTGAATGGTCAGATCAAGTTTGGCCCCGATGTTGAATGGATTGATGGTGTTGATGATatctcaagctttcaaaataa GTTTGACTATTCAGTACATGCAAATCGTGCTGAGCAGTTTTATCCAGCCATAAGAAGTTACTACCCAAATCTGAAGGATCGAGCTTTGGAACCAGGATATGCAGGGATCCGACCTAAACTTTCAAGACCTGGTCAGTCACCTGTTGATTTTGTAATACAG